In Primulina huaijiensis isolate GDHJ02 chromosome 6, ASM1229523v2, whole genome shotgun sequence, a single window of DNA contains:
- the LOC140979807 gene encoding uncharacterized protein isoform X1, translating into MAKRELSSTLKNLKFMQRVSQKVEKLEEEEQVITAGDFPSSSAPKKCVVIIEGEPHPGATRGRMSFLSFNPSIDKLNEEACDLSENGSTATSSGRQTEITSTRENTSPQDNLESDILVSDGDLKRKHPDLSSDPSNTNKSWKNSLDRRDSSSRGSNSSQKQQKREKLDWNVLRSSKHQNKKSLM; encoded by the exons ATGGCGAAGCGTGAGCTCTCCAGTACTTTGAAGAACTTGAAG TTCATGCAAAGGGTGTCTCAGAAAGTGGAGAAACTTGAAGAGGAAGAACAGGTTATAACTGCTGGAGATTTCCCTTCATCTAGCGCCCCTAAGAAATG TGTGGTTATAATTGAAGGTGAACCCCATCCAGGGGCGACAAGAGGTCGAATgtcatttttaagttttaatcctTCTATTGAT AAACTTAATGAAGAGGCATGTGACCTTAGTGAAAATGGATCCACGGCCACTAGTTCTGGCAGGCAAACTGAAATAACATCCACAAG AGAAAACACCTCCCCCCAAGACAACTTGGAATCAGATATTTTAGTCAGTGACGGGGATTTGAAGAGGAAGCATCCTGATCTTTCCTCAGATCCGTCCAATACCAACAAGTCATGGAAAAATTCCCTAGACCGCCGTGATTCATCTTCTAGAGGCAGTAACAGTTCTCAGAAACAACAAAAACGTGAAAAGCTGGACTGGAATGTTCTTCGATCTTCTAAGCATCAGAACAAGAAGAG TCTCATGTAA
- the LOC140979807 gene encoding uncharacterized protein isoform X2, with translation MAKRELSSTLKNLKFMQRVSQKVEKLEEEEQVITAGDFPSSSAPKKCVVIIEGEPHPGATRGRMSFLSFNPSIDKLNEEACDLSENGSTATSSGRQTEITSTRENTSPQDNLESDILVSDGDLKRKHPDLSSDPSNTNKSWKNSLDRRDSSSRGSNSSQKQQKREKLDWNVLRSSKHQNKKSA, from the exons ATGGCGAAGCGTGAGCTCTCCAGTACTTTGAAGAACTTGAAG TTCATGCAAAGGGTGTCTCAGAAAGTGGAGAAACTTGAAGAGGAAGAACAGGTTATAACTGCTGGAGATTTCCCTTCATCTAGCGCCCCTAAGAAATG TGTGGTTATAATTGAAGGTGAACCCCATCCAGGGGCGACAAGAGGTCGAATgtcatttttaagttttaatcctTCTATTGAT AAACTTAATGAAGAGGCATGTGACCTTAGTGAAAATGGATCCACGGCCACTAGTTCTGGCAGGCAAACTGAAATAACATCCACAAG AGAAAACACCTCCCCCCAAGACAACTTGGAATCAGATATTTTAGTCAGTGACGGGGATTTGAAGAGGAAGCATCCTGATCTTTCCTCAGATCCGTCCAATACCAACAAGTCATGGAAAAATTCCCTAGACCGCCGTGATTCATCTTCTAGAGGCAGTAACAGTTCTCAGAAACAACAAAAACGTGAAAAGCTGGACTGGAATGTTCTTCGATCTTCTAAGCATCAGAACAAGAAGAG TGCATGA
- the LOC140978625 gene encoding putative E3 ubiquitin-protein ligase XBAT31, translated as MGQGLSCRTNEERELFSAVQLGDLETLEEVSKWDSSLIHRTTVYDRYSTLHIAAANGQIEILSWILDRAVKPDLLNRHKQTPLMLAAMHGKISCVKKLIEAGANILMFDSVNGRTCLHYAAYYGHSDCLQAILSASREGQVAASWGFTRFVNIRDRKGATPLHLAARRRLPECVHLLLHNGALVCASTGGYGFPGSTPLHLAARSGSLDCISELLAWGADRLQQDESGRIPYMVALRHHHGACAALLNTSSAEPIVWPSPLKFISELNQDAKALLERALTEANKEREKAILKGSPHSLSSPSGSDSVVDDLLSEANDTDLCFICFDQACTIEVRECGHRMCAQCTLALCCHNKPNPTASSPSVPVCPFCRSNIVKLVVAKVKPDNDVDSDVNSSKPRKSWRSRNLSEGSSSFKGLSAVGSFGRMGRGSGRIAAENEWLDKTIEP; from the exons ATGGGCCAGGGGTTGAGTTGCAGAACTAACGAAGAGCGGGAGCTGTTTAGTGCAGTGCAGTTGGGGGATTTGGAGACTTTAGAGGAAGTTTCGAAATGGGATTCGAGTCTTATTCATCGAACCACAGTGTATGATCGCTACTCAACTTTGCATATTGCTGCAGCCAATGGACAGATCGAG ATTCTTTCTTGGATTCTGGATCGAGCGGTAAAGCCGGATTTATTGAATCGACATAAGCAG ACTCCGTTGATGTTGGCTGCAATGCATGGCAAGATTTCCTGTGTTAAAAAGCTAATTGAAGCTGGTGCCAAT ATTTTAATGTTTGATTCAGTCAATGGGAGAACTTGCTTGCACTATGCTGCTTACTATGGTCACTCTGATTGCCTTCAAGCCATTCTTTCGGCCTCCCGCGAGGGGCAAGTTGCTGCTTCTTG GGGATTTACGCGTTTTGTAAACATTAGAGACCGCAAAGGAGCAACACCATTGCACTTGGCAGCCCGAAGAAGACTACCTGAATGTGTCCATTTATTGTTGCACAATGGAGCCCTTGTTTGTGCTTCAACTGGTGGATATGG CTTTCCAGGCAGTACTCCTCTTCATTTGGCTGCAAGAAGCGGTTCTCTTGATTGCATCTCAGAATTGCTGGCCTGGGGCGCTGATCGACTTCAACAAGATGAATCGGG GAGAATACCATATATGGTAGCTTTAAGACATCACCACGGTGCGTGTGCTGCTTTGCTGAATACTTCATCTGCCGAGCCTATTGTCTGGCCATCACCATTGAAGTTCATAAGTGAGCTTAATCAAGATGCAAAAGCTCTGCTCGAACGTGCTTTAACGGAGGCAAACAAGGAGAGGGAAAAGGCCATCTTAAAGGGAAGTCCACACTCACTTTCATCTCCATCAGGATCAGACTCTGTGGTTGATGACCTTTTATCTGAG GCAAATGATACCGATCTTTGCTTCATATGTTTTGATCAAGCATGCACCATAGAGGTTCGAGAATGTGGTCATCGCATGTGCGCTCAATGCACTCTAGCCTTGTGCTGCCACAACAAGCCAAATCCAACAGCCTCATCCCCTTCTGTACCTGTTTGTCCATTTTGCCGGAGCAACATAGTCAAATTGGTCGTTGCTAAGGTTAAACCTGATAATGATGTGGACAGTGATGTTAACTCCTCTAAGCCGAGAAAGTCTTGGAGATCCCGGAATTTAAGCGAAGGAAGTAGTAGCTTCAAGGGTCTATCAGCAGTAGGCTCATTCGGGAGAATGGGCCGTGGCTCAGGCAGGATCGCTGCTGAGAATGAATGGCTGGACAAAACCATCGAACCTTGA